Part of the Halorhabdus utahensis DSM 12940 genome, CGTGTCGTCCGGCGCGACCGTCGAGACCTCGTGGGTCATGTAGTCCTCGACAGTCAAAGACTCCTCGGAACTGGCCATCACTATCGGTGAGAGGTCCGCAGGTAAAAATCCCTCGTTGGCAACCGCGTCACGTCCCGTCGTTGTCGTCGCCGACGGTGTCCGAACCATCAGTGGAGCGGGTTTCTGTTTCCCCGTCGGTGTCGTCCACCCGATACCGATCGACCGTGTCCTCGGGCCGGTTCTCAGCCACGCCGTTCCGACGGCCGCTGCCGAGTTGGGGAGACACTGGTGCGGCGTCATCTGGCAGTTCTGTGCCCTCTCCGTATGATTCAGACGGTAGCTGGGACGGATAGACCTCCATCGCGTCCAGGAATCGGTCCGTGACAATCTCCTCGACGATCGCTTCGAGATCATCGTCGTCGCTGATCGTCTCCATGACTCCGAGATCGAGCTGTGCGCCGGCCATGTCGGCGTGGCCGCCAGCACTGCCGATCTGCCCGAACGCGGCTCGCAGCGTTTCGCCGAGGTCGAGATCCGTCCCACGCGACCGGGCCGAAATATAGATCGTGCCGGCGTTGATGCCGTACACCAGCGTGGTCGTCACGCCGTCCATGGCGAGCAATCGATCTGCGGCCTGTGCGAGTGTGTCCCGGTCCCGTAACTCGCCAACGCCGCTCAAAAGCACGGTTCCGTGGCGGTCCCGGTTGTGGATCGCGTCGGCGATCGTCTCGAAGGTGTCCGAACTCATGCTCGGGTCCTCGATCCGTTCAAGCATCCCCAGGTCCGCCTCTCGGAGCAGGAACGCACCGGCCTCGAAATCCGCGACCGAAACCTCGCGGCTGAACTCGTTCGTGTCAACGCGGATTCCGAACAGCAGTGCCGTCGCGACCGTCTCCTCGATGTCGACGTCGAACCGTCTGAGATAGTCCACCAGCAGCGTACTCGTCGCGCCGACGTCACTCCGGAGGTCGGTGAACGCGGCGGTGACTGGCCCCCGTGGGGGATGGTGATCGATCACGATGTCGACGGCTGTGTCTCCGGGAAGCCCGTCGTTCACCCCGGGCCGGGCGTGATCGACAAGCGCGAACCCGCCGTACACATCGAGGTCGGCGTCGGGCTCTAGGGACGTCAGATCGAGATCGAGCAGGTTGACGAACGCACGGTTTTGCTGGTGGTTGATCGACCCATAATAACAGGCTTCGGCCGAACACCCCAGCCGCTCGGCAATCTGCACCAGCGCGATGGCGCTCGCGATGGCGTCCGGATCGGGATTGTCGTGCATGACGACCGCAAGCGTTCCATCGACGTCTTCGAGGACCCGTCTGAATTCGTGGATCGAAATCCCGCCCGTCTCGATTCGATCCTCGAGATAGGAGTCCAAGACCGTGCCGGGGTCGACGACCCGGTCGGCGACAGACCGAAGCTCGGCGAGTCTCTCCGCACGCTGTCCGATCCGGTCATCCTGCACGGTAGCGCCCGCGTATACCAACAGAAAGGCCGACGGAAACGCCCGGCGGGCCGCCCGTGCCACAACCAGATTTTCGGCGGGATTGTCGCTCGCAACGACGACTGTCTCGACGTCCGCCTCGACCTCAGCGAGTTGTGAGTGAACCGTCGGATCGACCGCAAGCACCTCGACAGCGCCGTTCTCACGGAGCGAATCCTCTCGCTCGTCGGATCCAGTGGCCAACAGACGGCCGGGTCGTTCACACAGCGAGCCGATGACAGCGCGTGCGATCGACCCCGATCCCACCACCAACCGGGTGCGCATGTCCCGACCATCGGGCCAGGGGACCTAAAACCCCTGTCTCATCGGTTCAGCTGGTCTCCGGGTTCGTGGCTTTTCGGCGTGCTGGGGATGATGGCCCGCTGTGGCCATTCCGGCGATGGAGTCCCGCTGTGGCTACGAGCGTGGGGACTCGCCACCGTTGGTCTGGATTTGCTCGCGGATCTGATCCGGGACGGACGGGTCACGGAGCGTCGTCGTATCGCCGAGGTCCTCCTTGTTCGAGATGTTTTCGAGGACGCGACGCATGATCTTCCCCGAGCGGGTCTTCGGGAGATCCGAGACAAACAGGACGCGATCGGGGCGGGCGAACGCGCCGATCTCGTCCTCGACGGACGCGATGACCTGCTTCCGGACGTCGTCGCTGGCCTCGACGCCGTCTCTGAGCACGACGTAGACGTCCGGGACGTGTCCTCGCTCTCGATCCTCGCGGGCGACGACGGCAGCCTCGGCGATCGCCTCGACCTCGGCGACGGCGCTTTCCAGTTCCATCGTCCCGAGGCGATGGCCGGCGACGTTCATGACGTCGTCGAGCCGGCCGAGGACGCGATAGTAGCCGTCCTGGCCGTGGACGGCCCCGTCGCCGGTCTTGTACACCCAGTCGCGCCAGTCGTCGCTGTCGGTATCCGAGAAGCGCCGCCAGTACTCGTCGATGAACCGGTCGTCGTCGCCGTAGACCGTCTGGAGCATCCCCGGCCAGGGGCGCTCGATCACGAGGTTGCCGGCCCGACCACTCGCCGCTTCGATCTCCGTGCCGTCGTCCTCGTAGAGTGCCGGTTCGATCCCGGGACACGGTCGGCCTGCACTGCCCGGTTTCATGTCCTCGAGGGCTGGGAGGTTGGTGATGAGGTGGCCGCCGGTCTCGGTCTGCCACCAGGTGTCGACGATGACCGCATCCTCGTCGCCGACATGGTCGTAGTACCACTGCCAGGCTTCGGGCTGGATCGGTTCGCCGACGGTCGTCAGGTGCCGGAAGTCGAAGTCATGGCCCGCGAGGTGCTCCTCGCCCCACTTCATGAACTGCCGGATCGCTGTCGGCGAAGTGTGGAAGATGTCGACGTCGTAGCGCTCGGCGATCTCCCAGAGCCGCGAGCGGTCTGGATAGTCCGGCGTCCCCTCGTACATGACGCTCGTCGTGCCCAGGGCGAGCGGGCCGTAGACGATGTAGGAGTGGCCGGTGATCCAGCCGATGTCCGCCGCACACCAGTAGGTGTCCGTCGTCTTGATGTCGAGGACGTACTTTGAGGTGCCCGCGGCGTACGCCAGGTAGCCCCCAGTTCGATGTTGACAGCCCTTCGGCTTGCCCGTCGTGCCCGAGGTATACATCAAAAAGAGGGGGTCCTCGGCGTCGCGGGCGACGGGTTCGACGTGGGCACCCTGCTTGCCGGCGAGCACATCGTCGACGAGGACGTACGGGTCCTCGCCGGTGAGTTCGACGTCCTCGTGAAGTTCGTCGTGACGCGACCACAGCAGTGCCGTTTCGACGCTGGTTTCCTCGGCCTCGACCGCCTCGTCGGCCTTCGCCTTGTGATCGAGCCACTCGCCACGACGATAATACCCGTCGATCGAGACGACAACGTCACTATCTGCGTCGACGAGGCGGTCCGCCAGCGCGTTCGCCGAGAAACCCGCGAAGACGACCGAGTGGACGGCACCGATCCGGGCACACGCGAGCATCGTGATGGGCAACGCCGGGACCATCGGGAGGTGCAGCGTGACCACGTCGTCCTCCTCGACGCCTACCTCACGCAGGACCGCCGCCATTTCGTTCACTTGCCGGTGGAGATCCTGATACGTGATCGTGCGCTGTTCCCCGCCTTCGCCTTCCCAGATGAGTGCCGCCTGGTTCTTTCGCTCCGCGAGGTGTCGGTCCACGCAGTTGACCGAGGCGTTCAGCGAGCCGCCGACGAACCACTCGAAGAACGGCGGGTCACTCCCGTCGAACGTCTCGTCCCAGCGTTCCTCCCAGGTGAGCAACTCGGCGTACTCACTGAACCCGTCGGGAAACTCGTCGAACCGGTCATACACGTCGGGGTCGGTGACGTTCGCCCCCCCGACGAACTTCGCCGGCGGTCGATAGTAGTCCTGATCGGGCAACCGGGCTTCCAATTCAAGATCTTCATTTTCGTTCATGTTGTACGCACGACCGGGACGTGTACGCTGTCCAACGTGAACGTGCGTGAAGAGGCGACATTACCCTCTATTGGGCGGATATCGAGACAGAGCGGCTGGCTTGTGTATTCTCACTCGAACACTCTACTTCAGTCGCTCCTGCAGAAACGACGGGTGGACGGCAGCAACGCCATCGAGCGAGCCGATCTCCTCGTTGATGACGTCTCCGAGCGCGTCCCCGTCCGGGGCGCGCATCTCGGCCATCAGCGTGTGATCGCCACTGGAAGTGTACAACGCTTCGATGGCTGCAACGTCTTTCAGTGCCCGCGAGACATCGACGTACGCTTCGCTTTCGACGTCGACGCCGACGATGGCGATGGTTTCGCCGGGGAGTTTCTTTGGGTCGACGTCGGCCGAGTAACCCACGATGACGCCTTCCGCTTCGAGTTGCTCGATATACTTTCGGACAGTCGGCTTCGATACACCCACCTGGTCAGCAATCTCGGCGTAGGAGGCCTGCGCGTCCTCCTCGAGAACGTCGAGAATGCGCTCTTCCGTCGCTTCGGCGCTCATGCATGTTCCTTTCCGTTACGTCGAAAAATATCTTCCGAACGTGAAAGAAGTATCCGGCTTCGGACGAGGGGGCCGGTCGGTCGACGGCAGTGAGTGGTGTTACGTGTGGCGTTCGAGGAGATCGTAGCTCCGATCCCACTCGGCGTCCGCGTCGAAGTACTTCTCGGCCAGTGGCTCCTCCGGCATTTCGCCGATCGCCTGCTTTTCCTCGGTGTAGGACGGGCGGTCCTCATCGACGTAGAACCGACCGGTGAGGATCTCGCCCTCGTAGAGTTTGTCCTCGACCTCGTGCATCATCTCGCCGGCTTCCCGGCGGTCGGTGATGTCGAAGTCGTAGTCATCGGAGTCCTGAACGTCAGTGTAGGGGACGTACTGCTTTGCGTCCTTGTTCCAGGTCGGACACTGCGTGAGGAAGTCGACGTGGGCGAACCCGTCGTGTTCGATCGCTTCCACGAGGATCTCCTTCGCCTGGTTGGGATTGACCGCGGCCGTCCGGGCGATGTACGAGGCCCCGGAGGTCAGCGCCAGGCTCAGCGGTCGGATCGGGGACTTGGCACTGCCCGACGGTTGGGTCTTTGACTTGTGACCCTTCGGACTGGTCGGGGAGGTCTGACCCTTCGTCAGCCCGAAGATCTCGTTGTTGAACACGATGTACGTCATATCGTGGTTCTCCCGGGCGGTGTGCATGAAGTGGTTGCCGCCGATGCCGTAGCCGTCGCCGTCGCCGCCCGCCGCGATCACTTCGAGGTCGGGGTTGGCGAGTTTGGCGGCCCGGGCGATCGGGAGCGACCGGCCGTGAATCGAGTGGAATCCGTAGGAGTCGAAGTACGAATTGAGCTTGCTCGAACAGCCGATCCCGGTTACCGTCAGGACTTCCTCGGGCGTGCGGCCGACTTCGGGCATCGCCTGCTTGAGCGCCTTGAGGACGCTGAAGTCCCCACACCCGGGACACCAGGTGGCCTGCGGCTCGATGCCGGGGGTATACTCCTCGCTGTCTATCTCGCGATCCTCGCCGATTGCGCTGAATGCACTCATGATTAGTCACCTGCCGCTGGGACGAACGTGGTCGAATTGCCGGGGAGGTCGGTCTCCTCGTCGATGCTGGCTTCGAAGCCCTCGACGATCTCGGCCGGCTCGAACGGATTGCCGTTGTATTTCAGGAGACTCGAGAGTTTGTCGCCGAAGCGACCGAGTTCCTTCTGGGTCAGCC contains:
- a CDS encoding DHH family phosphoesterase, translating into MRTRLVVGSGSIARAVIGSLCERPGRLLATGSDEREDSLRENGAVEVLAVDPTVHSQLAEVEADVETVVVASDNPAENLVVARAARRAFPSAFLLVYAGATVQDDRIGQRAERLAELRSVADRVVDPGTVLDSYLEDRIETGGISIHEFRRVLEDVDGTLAVVMHDNPDPDAIASAIALVQIAERLGCSAEACYYGSINHQQNRAFVNLLDLDLTSLEPDADLDVYGGFALVDHARPGVNDGLPGDTAVDIVIDHHPPRGPVTAAFTDLRSDVGATSTLLVDYLRRFDVDIEETVATALLFGIRVDTNEFSREVSVADFEAGAFLLREADLGMLERIEDPSMSSDTFETIADAIHNRDRHGTVLLSGVGELRDRDTLAQAADRLLAMDGVTTTLVYGINAGTIYISARSRGTDLDLGETLRAAFGQIGSAGGHADMAGAQLDLGVMETISDDDDLEAIVEEIVTDRFLDAMEVYPSQLPSESYGEGTELPDDAAPVSPQLGSGRRNGVAENRPEDTVDRYRVDDTDGETETRSTDGSDTVGDDNDGT
- the acs gene encoding acetate--CoA ligase — encoded protein: MNENEDLELEARLPDQDYYRPPAKFVGGANVTDPDVYDRFDEFPDGFSEYAELLTWEERWDETFDGSDPPFFEWFVGGSLNASVNCVDRHLAERKNQAALIWEGEGGEQRTITYQDLHRQVNEMAAVLREVGVEEDDVVTLHLPMVPALPITMLACARIGAVHSVVFAGFSANALADRLVDADSDVVVSIDGYYRRGEWLDHKAKADEAVEAEETSVETALLWSRHDELHEDVELTGEDPYVLVDDVLAGKQGAHVEPVARDAEDPLFLMYTSGTTGKPKGCQHRTGGYLAYAAGTSKYVLDIKTTDTYWCAADIGWITGHSYIVYGPLALGTTSVMYEGTPDYPDRSRLWEIAERYDVDIFHTSPTAIRQFMKWGEEHLAGHDFDFRHLTTVGEPIQPEAWQWYYDHVGDEDAVIVDTWWQTETGGHLITNLPALEDMKPGSAGRPCPGIEPALYEDDGTEIEAASGRAGNLVIERPWPGMLQTVYGDDDRFIDEYWRRFSDTDSDDWRDWVYKTGDGAVHGQDGYYRVLGRLDDVMNVAGHRLGTMELESAVAEVEAIAEAAVVAREDRERGHVPDVYVVLRDGVEASDDVRKQVIASVEDEIGAFARPDRVLFVSDLPKTRSGKIMRRVLENISNKEDLGDTTTLRDPSVPDQIREQIQTNGGESPRS
- the lrpA1 gene encoding HTH-type transcriptional regulator LrpA1, translating into MSAEATEERILDVLEEDAQASYAEIADQVGVSKPTVRKYIEQLEAEGVIVGYSADVDPKKLPGETIAIVGVDVESEAYVDVSRALKDVAAIEALYTSSGDHTLMAEMRAPDGDALGDVINEEIGSLDGVAAVHPSFLQERLK
- a CDS encoding thiamine pyrophosphate-dependent enzyme; its protein translation is MSAFSAIGEDREIDSEEYTPGIEPQATWCPGCGDFSVLKALKQAMPEVGRTPEEVLTVTGIGCSSKLNSYFDSYGFHSIHGRSLPIARAAKLANPDLEVIAAGGDGDGYGIGGNHFMHTARENHDMTYIVFNNEIFGLTKGQTSPTSPKGHKSKTQPSGSAKSPIRPLSLALTSGASYIARTAAVNPNQAKEILVEAIEHDGFAHVDFLTQCPTWNKDAKQYVPYTDVQDSDDYDFDITDRREAGEMMHEVEDKLYEGEILTGRFYVDEDRPSYTEEKQAIGEMPEEPLAEKYFDADAEWDRSYDLLERHT